In Lysobacter luteus, a single window of DNA contains:
- a CDS encoding TonB-dependent receptor: MGRNRLSRTTLAVAVAGALLAPAAWAQDTTVQAPPETATRSDATTLGAVTVTARKREETIQDVPVAVTAFTAEALDRLAVEDLGGLDAHVPNLTIYAARGSSSTITAYIRGVGQSDPLWGVDPGVGIYMDDVYIARPQGALLDVFDVQRVEVLRGPQGTLYGKNTIGGAIKYISKGLPREMEGFAEVTVGNHDQLDVKAAVGGPLAGNDALRARIAVASLNRDGFGENVYNDQPVSDKEILAMRAQLGAYVSDDLDIQFAFDWMDDQSGVRGAKMLAPNRFVPGFDPMDSRYDIRSGMPNVNDTTIGGASATVNWRASDDWAFKYVLAKRESDTETNIDFDTLPARIADVKAFYSDEQVSHELQANYDAGGRARGVMGIYAFDGEAGGQVLNNFFDLLFGDTQGTVYTESVALYADWTFDLSNQLSLNVGARYTDEDKNAVVFNRGYTDATYTVPTAVVADFDKTINFKNTSPKVALDYQVTPDIMVYGTASRGFKSGGYNIRAQATAVPRSAEPFDDEVVDSFEVGSKMAFLDQTLFLNLSAFHNKYEDIQLSVFTAYDSNGDGTEDAFFGDFTNAGSGTVNGLEVEYQWLPSRSWLLSGNLAWLDAKYDEFLYAGANIADEQEFTNAPEFSGAINLEHRADLAGGGSLSSRLGYSYQTEVVATTEIIRTGALPITEDAYGLVNAGVTWKDGGAWTVSLQGTNLADKEYRTTGYNLNTALGVMTGFYGPPRQYSLSVRYDF; this comes from the coding sequence ATGGGTCGCAATCGCTTGAGTCGCACCACCCTTGCCGTCGCCGTTGCCGGCGCACTGCTCGCACCGGCCGCATGGGCGCAGGACACCACCGTCCAGGCCCCGCCGGAAACGGCCACCCGGTCGGACGCGACCACGCTGGGCGCGGTGACGGTAACGGCGCGCAAGCGCGAGGAAACCATCCAGGACGTGCCCGTCGCGGTCACCGCGTTCACCGCCGAAGCGCTGGACCGTCTCGCGGTCGAGGACCTCGGCGGCCTCGATGCGCACGTGCCCAACCTCACCATCTACGCCGCGCGAGGGTCCAGCAGCACCATCACCGCTTACATCCGCGGCGTCGGCCAGTCCGACCCGCTGTGGGGCGTGGACCCGGGCGTGGGCATCTACATGGACGATGTCTACATCGCGCGTCCGCAGGGCGCCCTGCTGGACGTGTTCGACGTTCAGCGGGTGGAGGTACTGCGCGGTCCGCAGGGCACGCTGTACGGCAAGAACACCATCGGCGGTGCGATCAAGTACATCTCCAAGGGCCTGCCGCGCGAGATGGAGGGCTTTGCCGAAGTGACCGTGGGCAACCACGACCAGCTCGACGTCAAGGCGGCGGTCGGTGGGCCGCTGGCCGGCAACGACGCGCTGCGGGCGAGGATCGCGGTGGCAAGCCTCAACCGCGACGGCTTCGGCGAGAACGTCTACAACGACCAGCCGGTCAGCGACAAGGAAATCCTGGCGATGCGCGCCCAGCTCGGCGCCTACGTCAGCGACGACCTCGACATCCAGTTCGCGTTCGACTGGATGGACGACCAGTCCGGGGTGCGTGGCGCGAAGATGCTGGCGCCCAACCGCTTCGTCCCGGGCTTCGACCCGATGGACAGTCGCTACGACATCCGCAGCGGCATGCCCAACGTCAATGACACCACCATCGGTGGTGCATCGGCCACGGTGAACTGGCGCGCGAGCGACGACTGGGCGTTCAAGTACGTGCTCGCCAAGCGCGAGTCCGACACCGAGACCAACATCGACTTCGACACCCTGCCGGCGCGCATCGCCGACGTGAAGGCGTTCTACTCCGACGAGCAGGTCAGCCACGAGCTGCAGGCGAACTACGACGCCGGTGGCCGGGCGCGCGGCGTGATGGGCATCTACGCCTTCGACGGCGAGGCCGGCGGCCAGGTGCTCAACAACTTCTTCGACCTGCTGTTCGGCGACACCCAGGGCACGGTCTACACGGAGAGCGTGGCGCTGTACGCCGATTGGACGTTCGACCTGAGCAACCAGCTGTCGCTCAACGTCGGCGCGCGCTACACCGACGAGGACAAGAACGCGGTGGTGTTCAACCGCGGCTACACCGACGCGACCTACACGGTGCCGACCGCGGTGGTGGCCGACTTCGACAAGACCATCAACTTCAAGAACACCTCGCCCAAGGTCGCGCTCGACTACCAGGTGACGCCGGACATCATGGTCTACGGCACCGCATCGCGCGGCTTCAAGTCGGGCGGCTACAACATCCGCGCCCAGGCCACCGCGGTGCCGCGCTCTGCCGAGCCATTCGACGACGAGGTGGTCGACAGCTTCGAGGTCGGCAGCAAGATGGCCTTCCTCGACCAGACGCTGTTCCTCAACCTGTCGGCGTTCCACAACAAGTACGAGGACATCCAGCTGTCGGTGTTCACCGCCTACGACAGCAACGGCGACGGCACCGAGGATGCGTTCTTCGGCGACTTCACCAACGCCGGCTCCGGCACCGTCAACGGCCTCGAGGTGGAGTACCAGTGGCTGCCGAGCCGCAGCTGGCTGCTGTCGGGCAACCTGGCCTGGCTGGACGCGAAGTACGACGAGTTCCTGTACGCCGGTGCCAACATCGCCGACGAGCAGGAGTTCACCAACGCTCCCGAGTTCTCCGGTGCGATCAACCTGGAGCACCGCGCCGACCTCGCCGGTGGCGGCAGCCTGTCGAGCCGGCTCGGCTACAGCTACCAGACCGAGGTCGTGGCCACCACCGAGATCATCCGGACCGGGGCGCTGCCCATCACCGAGGATGCGTACGGGCTGGTCAACGCCGGCGTGACCTGGAAGGACGGCGGCGCGTGGACGGTGTCCCTGCAGGGCACCAACCTGGCCGACAAGGAGTACCGGACCACCGGCTACAACCTCAATACCGCGCTGGGTGTCATGACCGGTTTCTACGGGCCGCCGCGTCAGTATTCGCTGAGCGTGCGCTACGACTTTTGA